A single region of the Oncorhynchus nerka isolate Pitt River unplaced genomic scaffold, Oner_Uvic_2.0 unplaced_scaffold_2755, whole genome shotgun sequence genome encodes:
- the LOC115127354 gene encoding basic proline-rich protein-like, with protein MVMMDRMFIQEEKISLGQDRILARDRPEEYVANSRMIESGAANMAQSKPQLQSQLHHKPQLQSQLHHKPQLQSQLHHKPQLQPQPHHKPQPHPDPQPLSHPQPLSLSHPQPLSLSLSHPQPHPRLHSEPQLQSEPHPQPLSQLQSQPHPEPQPHPQPLSQLQSQPHPQPLSQPHPEPLSQPHPEPLSQPHPEPQPHPQPLSQPHPEPQPHPQPRSQPQPQWFEPSPVRSGVAPAPAPTLIPDHFPSTKLVIKQGGAGASVSWSSSPAPVARPGSGVRQTADTQSHSSSFSRAPPSPSRHSPHHPFSSSRPAEDDDTLPRRTSKPPMKTYAARPRIGLKLKIKQEAGFSKVVHNTALDPVHTPSTPNPKPQPLHTTLPQPAPALPTTRPQPTPALPTTRPQPTPALPTTRPQPTPALPTTRPQPTPALPTTRPQPAPALPTTRPQPTPALPTTRPQPTPALPTTRPQPTPALPTTRPQPTPALPTTRPQPTPALPTTRPQPTPALPTTRPQPTPALSTTRPQPTPALSTTRPQPTPALPTTRPQPTPALPTTRPQPTPALSTTRPQPTPALSTTRPQLTPALPTTRPQPTPALSTTRPQLTPALPTTLPQPTPALPKAQTAALATPPSITVIRTPPPSCNTASSAMVSIATTQATPSPQTVTAPASSSTAQMNGALEHHNVGGVKRNPASTSPQTTCRLPLRKTYRENISPRVRPGVPGGGGDSVPYPRPSPSPPNSPPPPSSPSPSSEGTVITSMKPEKRGGSPREGSSHTELSREALRLGNSSPSSPGLVQGITNTQQHLSDREEERGREGDHWDRGADMGRYKRVSSKNHQRSGGGGGGDTFRMDQHAPGPPSSPPETHCYRDSSLPAKRCKSDSPVMDNASFSSGSPPHDESLNEHLQCAIDTILNLQGQAQRPTPRRAKGGSVRPHHHRSQRPTAPQPSSHTYRPSVSSSSSSSLAHHSQVGGRGLVPQTHSR; from the coding sequence aggagtATGTAGCCAACTCAAGGATGATTGAGAGTGGAGCTGCCAACATGGCCCAGTCCAAGCCTCAGCTACAGTCCCAGCTCCACCATAAGCCTCAGCTACAGTCCCAGCTCCACCATAAGCCTCAGCTACAGTCCCAGCTCCACCATAAGCCTCAGCTACAGCCTCAGCCCCACCATAAGCCTCAGCCCCATCCTGACCCTCAGCCCCTGTCCCATCCTcagcccctgtccctgtcccatcctcagcccctgtccctgtccctgtcccatcctCAGCCCCATCCTCGGCTCCATTCCGAGCCCCAGCTCCAGTCCGAGCCTCATCCTCAGCCCCTGTCCCAGCTCCAGTCCCAGCCCCATCCTGAACCCCAGCCCCATCCTCAGCCCCTGTCCCAGCTCCAGTCCCAGCCCCATCCTCAGCCCCTGTCCCAGCCCCATCCTGAACCCCTGTCCCAGCCCCATCCTGAACCCCTGTCCCAGCCCCATCCTGAACCCCAGCCCCATCCTCAGCCCCTGTCCCAGCCCCATCCTGAACCCCAGCCCCATCCTCAGCCCCgttcccagcctcagccccagtggTTTGAGCCCAGCCCCGTAAGGAGTGGTGTTGCCCCTGCTCCGGCCCCAACACTGATCCCGGACCACTTCCCCTCCACCAAGCTGGTGATAAAGCAGGGAGGAGCGGGGGCGTCTGTCTCCTGGTCCAGCTCCCCAGCTCCTGTGGCCAGGccggggtcaggggttagacagacaGCCGACACCCAGAGTCACAGCTCCTCCTTCAGCCGcgctcctccatctccctcccgtcACTCACCCCAccaccctttctcctcctctcgtccAGCTGAGGATGATGATACTCTCCCCCGGAGGACCAGTAAACCCCCCATGAAGACGTACGCCGCCCGCCCACGCATCGGCTTGAAGCTCAAGATCAAGCAGGAGGCGGGGTTTAGTAAGGTGGTGCATAACACCGCCCTCGACCCGGTCCACACACCATCCACACCCAACCCTAAGCCACAGCCACTCCATACCACCCTGCCCCAACCGGCACCGGCACTCCCTACCACACGACCCCAACCGACGCCGGCACTCCCTACCACACGACCCCAACCGACGCCGGCACTCCCTACCACACGACCCCAACCGACGCCGGCACTCCCTACCACACGACCCCAACCGACACCGGCACTCCCTACCACACGACCCCAACCGGCACCGGCACTCCCTACCACACGACCCCAACCGACGCCGGCACTCCCTACCACACGACCCCAACCGACGCCGGCACTCCCTACCACACGACCCCAACCGACGCCGGCACTCCCTACCACACGACCCCAACCGACGCCGGCACTCCCTACCACACGACCCCAACCGACACCGGCACTCCCTACCACACGACCCCAACCGACGCCGGCACTCCCTACCACACGACCCCAACCGACGCCGGCACTCTCTACCACACGACCCCAACCGACGCCGGCACTCTCTACCACACGACCCCAACCGACCCCGGCACTCCCTACCACACGACCCCAACCGACGCCGGCACTCCCTACCACACGACCCCAACCGACGCCGGCACTCTCTACCACACGACCCCAACCGACGCCGGCACTCTCTACCACACGACCCCAACTGACCCCGGCACTCCCTACCACACGACCCCAACCGACGCCGGCACTCTCTACCACACGACCCCAACTGACCCCGGCACTCCCTACCACCCTGCCCCAACCGACGCCGGCACTCCCTAAAGCCCAAACAGCAGCACTAGCCACGCCGCCTTCTATAACTGTCATTAGGACTCCTCCCCCTAGCTGTAACACAGCCTCCTCAGCAATGGTCTCCATAGCAACCACACAGGCGACCCCCAGCCCACAGACAGTCACAGCGCCCGCATCTTCCTCCACGGCTCAGATGAACGGAGCGTTAGAACATCACAATGTGGGTGGAGTCAAGCGTAACCCCGCCTCCACTTCCCCTCAGACCACCTGCCGCCTGCCTCTACGGAAGACTTACCGGGAGAACATCAGCCCCCGTGTCCGACCGGGCGTaccgggaggaggaggagacagtgtcCCGTACCCCCGTCCCTCCCCCTCGCCCCCCAAttctcctcccccaccctcctcaccctctccctcctcagagGGGACAGTGATCACCAGCATGAAGCcggagaagagaggaggcagCCCAAGGGAGGGGAGCTCCCACACAGAGCTCAGCCGGGAGGCCCTGAGGCTGGGgaactcctccccctcctctcctggccTAGTGCAGGGCATCACAAACACCCAGCAGCATCtctcagacagagaggaggagagggggagagaaggggatcaTTGGGACAGAGGGGCGGACATGGGGAGGTATAAGAGGGTGAGCAGTAAAAACCACCAGAGGTCAGGTGGCGGCGGTGGGGGTGATACGTTCAGAATGGACCAGCATGCCCCTGGGCCCCCTTCCTCGCCGCCAGAGACTCATTGTTACAGAGACTCATCACTTCCTGCTAAGCGCTGTAAGTCAGACTCTCCTGTCATGGACAACGCCTCCTTCTCCTCCGGCTCCCCGCCACACGATGAGTCTCTTAACGAGCACCTGCAGTGTGCCATCGACACCATCCTCAACTTGCAGGGCCAGGCCCAGAGGCCCACACCGCGCAGAGCCAAAGGGGGCTCCGTCAGGCCACATCACCACCGCAGCCAGCGACCCACGGCCCCCCAGCCCtcctcacacacatacagacccTCAGTCTCCTCTTCATCTTCATCCTCTCTGGCCCATCACTCTCAGGTTGGAGGCAGAGGACTGGTGCCACAGACTCACAGCAGATAA